In Perognathus longimembris pacificus isolate PPM17 chromosome 3, ASM2315922v1, whole genome shotgun sequence, a single window of DNA contains:
- the Ppp1cc gene encoding serine/threonine-protein phosphatase PP1-gamma catalytic subunit isoform X2, whose amino-acid sequence MADIDKLNIDSIIQRLLEVRGSKPGKNVQLQENEIRGLCLKSREIFLSQPILLELEAPLKICGDIHGQYYDLLRLFEYGGFPPESNYLFLGDYVDRGKQSLETICLLLAYKIKYPENFFLLRGNHECASINRIYGFYDECKRRYNIKLWKTFTDCFNCLPIAAIVDEKIFCCHGGLSPDLQSMEQIRRIMRPTDVPDQGLLCDLLWSDPDKDVLGWGENDRGVSFTFGAEVVAKFLHKHDLDLICRAHQVVEDGYEFFAKRQLVTLFSAPNYCGEFDNAGAMMSVDETLMCSFQILKPAEKKKPNATRPVTPPRDFV is encoded by the exons ATGGCGGATATCGATAAACTCAACATCGACAGCATCATCCAGCGGCTGTTGGAag TGAGAGGGTCCAAGCCAGGTAAGAATGTCCAGCTGCAGGAAAATGAAATTAGAGGACTGTGCTTGAAGTCCCGTGAGATCTTTCTCAGTCAACCTATCCTACTAGAACTTGAAGCACCACTCAAAATATGTG GTGACATCCACGGGCAATACTATGATTTGCTTCGACTTTTTGAATACGGGGGCTTCCCGCCAGAAAGCAACTATCTGTTTCTGGGGGACTACGTGGACAGAGGGAAGCAGTCATTGGAGACCATCTGCCTCTTACTGGCCTACAAGATCAAGTACCCCGAGAACTTCTTTCTTCTCAGAGGCAACCACGAGTGTGCCAGCATCAATAGGATTTATGGGTTTTATGATGAAT GTAAAAGAAGATACAACATTAAACTATGGAAGACTTTCACAGACTGTTTTAACTGCTTGCCAATAGCAGCCATCGTGGACGAGAAAATATTCTGCTGTCATGGGG GTTTATCACCAGATCTTCAATCTATGGAGCAGATTCGGCGAATTATGCGACCAACTGATGTGCCCGATCAAGGTCTTCTTTGTGATCTTTTGTGGTCTGACCCCGATAAAGATGTCTTAGGCTGGGGTGAAAATGACAGAGGAGTGTCCTTCACATTTGGTGCAGAAGTGGTTGCAAAATTTCTCCATAAGCATGATTTGGACCTTATTTGTAGAGCCCATCAG GTGGTTGAAGATGGATATGAGTTTTTTGCGAAGAGGCAGTTGGTCACTCTGTTTTCTGCGCCAAATTACTGTGGAGAGTTTGACAATGCGGGTGCCATGATGAGTGTGGACGAAACACTAATGTGTTCCTTCCAG aTTTTAAAGCCTGCAGAGAAAAAGAAGCCGAATGCCACGAGACCCGTCACGCCACCCCGGG attttgtTTGA
- the Ppp1cc gene encoding serine/threonine-protein phosphatase PP1-gamma catalytic subunit isoform X1, giving the protein MADIDKLNIDSIIQRLLEVRGSKPGKNVQLQENEIRGLCLKSREIFLSQPILLELEAPLKICGDIHGQYYDLLRLFEYGGFPPESNYLFLGDYVDRGKQSLETICLLLAYKIKYPENFFLLRGNHECASINRIYGFYDECKRRYNIKLWKTFTDCFNCLPIAAIVDEKIFCCHGGLSPDLQSMEQIRRIMRPTDVPDQGLLCDLLWSDPDKDVLGWGENDRGVSFTFGAEVVAKFLHKHDLDLICRAHQVVEDGYEFFAKRQLVTLFSAPNYCGEFDNAGAMMSVDETLMCSFQILKPAEKKKPNATRPVTPPRVGSGLNPSIQKASNYRNNTVLYE; this is encoded by the exons ATGGCGGATATCGATAAACTCAACATCGACAGCATCATCCAGCGGCTGTTGGAag TGAGAGGGTCCAAGCCAGGTAAGAATGTCCAGCTGCAGGAAAATGAAATTAGAGGACTGTGCTTGAAGTCCCGTGAGATCTTTCTCAGTCAACCTATCCTACTAGAACTTGAAGCACCACTCAAAATATGTG GTGACATCCACGGGCAATACTATGATTTGCTTCGACTTTTTGAATACGGGGGCTTCCCGCCAGAAAGCAACTATCTGTTTCTGGGGGACTACGTGGACAGAGGGAAGCAGTCATTGGAGACCATCTGCCTCTTACTGGCCTACAAGATCAAGTACCCCGAGAACTTCTTTCTTCTCAGAGGCAACCACGAGTGTGCCAGCATCAATAGGATTTATGGGTTTTATGATGAAT GTAAAAGAAGATACAACATTAAACTATGGAAGACTTTCACAGACTGTTTTAACTGCTTGCCAATAGCAGCCATCGTGGACGAGAAAATATTCTGCTGTCATGGGG GTTTATCACCAGATCTTCAATCTATGGAGCAGATTCGGCGAATTATGCGACCAACTGATGTGCCCGATCAAGGTCTTCTTTGTGATCTTTTGTGGTCTGACCCCGATAAAGATGTCTTAGGCTGGGGTGAAAATGACAGAGGAGTGTCCTTCACATTTGGTGCAGAAGTGGTTGCAAAATTTCTCCATAAGCATGATTTGGACCTTATTTGTAGAGCCCATCAG GTGGTTGAAGATGGATATGAGTTTTTTGCGAAGAGGCAGTTGGTCACTCTGTTTTCTGCGCCAAATTACTGTGGAGAGTTTGACAATGCGGGTGCCATGATGAGTGTGGACGAAACACTAATGTGTTCCTTCCAG aTTTTAAAGCCTGCAGAGAAAAAGAAGCCGAATGCCACGAGACCCGTCACGCCACCCCGGG TTGGATCAGGCCTGAACCCGTCCATTCAGAAAGCTTCAAATTATAGAAACAATACCGTTCTATACGAGTGA